In the genome of Andrena cerasifolii isolate SP2316 chromosome 5, iyAndCera1_principal, whole genome shotgun sequence, one region contains:
- the LOC143369191 gene encoding fatty acyl-CoA reductase wat, producing the protein MVEVLLEPCGQEVAVPENGCNLSENMTECSPQDNRCHTNSEQLNLSPIQTFYNGQSIFVTGGTGFMGKLLIEKLLRECPGISFIYLLVRPKKGKDVHQRIEELFDDPLFSKLKEMQPKFRHQIVAIAGDCSLPVLGMSPTDRAMVAQQVSVVFHVAATVRFDEKMKLAVPINVRSPKDIIDLCKEMCYLKSFVHVSTAYANCPYNYVEERVYDPPMEAEKLVTLVECLDEKLVDEITPRLLGAWPNTYTFTKAVAESAVKNGAGDLPVGIFRPGIVISTYKEPIQGWIDNLYGPTGVAAGAGSGILRSIHCDGSMIANVVPGDLTINALIACAWDVANRPRSTAIQEGKSNDVPVYNYVSQDNPITYDQLKVMSEKYGLEFPTGKAIWYYSFRNNKHKIVHFFYVYFLHLLPALLLDAATLCLGKEPRMLKIYKKIHKFMNVLNYFTTKEWTFTNDTFKAVMNKLSPEDRENFACDVTQIDWDHYFRTYMRGIRIYLIKDPLDTLPQARIKWQRLYWIHQALKLILAYGLLRICWLSIYRISRLYA; encoded by the exons ATGGTTGAAGTATTGTTGGAGCCTTGTGGCCAAGAGGTGGCAGTCCCGGAGAACGGTTGCAATCTAAGCGAGAACATGACGGAATGTTCGCCTCAAGATAATCGCTGCCACACGAATTCGGAGCAGCTGAATCTTTCTCCGATTCAAACGTTTTACAATGGGCAGAGCATTTTCGTGACCGGCGGTACCGGTTTTATGGGCAAGCTGCTAATAGAGAAGCTTCTCCGCGAGTGCCCGGGGATCTCGTTCATCTATCTGCTGGTACGTCCGAAGAAAGGCAAGGATGTACATCAACGTATCGAGGAACTGTTTGACGATCCG CTATTCAGCAAACTGAAGGAGATGCAGCCAAAATTTAGGCACCAAATCGTTGCGATAGCTGGAGATTGTAGTCTGCCAGTTCTGGGCATGTCTCCGACGGACAGAGCTATGGTGGCGCAACAAGTCTCGGTCGTGTTTCACGTCGCGGCGACGGTTAGGTTCGACGAAAAGATGAAGCTCGCGGTACCTATAAATGTTCGGAGTCCTAAGGACATAATCGATCTCTGTAAAGAAATGTGCTATTTAAAG TCGTTCGTGCACGTGTCGACGGCGTACGCCAATTGTCCGTATAATTATGTCGAAGAGAGGGTGTACGACCCTCCAATGGAAGCAGAAAAGCTGGTCACACTCGTAGAATGCTTGGACGAGAAATTGGTCGACGAAATTACTCCGCG ATTGCTGGGTGCATGGCCAAATACGTACACATTCACCAAAGCGGTGGCGGAAAGTGCCGTCAAGAATGGAGCTGGTGATCTACCCGTCGGGATATTTCGCCCTGGGATCG TAATATCCACGTACAAAGAGCCGATACAGGGTTGGATCGATAATTTGTACGGGCCTACTGGTGTCGCGGCTGGCGCAGGTTCCGGGATCCTCCGATCGATTCACTGTGACGGCTCGATGATCGCAAATGTTGTGCCCGGAGATTTAACGATAAACGCCCTGATTGCCTGTGCCTGGGACGTAGCGAACCGTCCAAG GTCCACAGCCATCCAAGAAGGGAAATCCAACGACGTGCCGGTTTATAATTACGTCTCGCAAGACAATCCCATCACCTACGACCAGCTGAAGGTTATGTCTGAAAAGTATGGCCTCGAGTTTCCCACTGGCAAGGCGATATGGTATTACAGCTTCCGAAACAACAAGCACAAGATTGTTCATTTCTTTTACGTCTATTTTCTACATTTACTGCCGGCTCTCCTGCTCGACGCCGCCACGCTATGCTTAGGGAAGGAACCAAG GATGTTAAAGATCTACAAAAAGATACACAAATTCATGAACGTGCTGAATTACTTCACCACAAAGGAGTGGACGTTTACGAATGACACGTTtaaagcagttatgaacaagCTGAGCCCGGAGGATCGGGAAAATTTTGCTTGCGACGTCACTCAAATCGATTGGGATCATTACTTTAGAACATATATGCGAGGGATTCGAATCTATCTGATAAAGGACCCGTTAGACACTCTTCCGCAGGCACGCATCAAGTGGCAGAG ATTATATTGGATCCACCAAGCCCTCAAGTTGATTCTTGCTTACGGTCTGTTGAGAATTTGTTGGCTGTCCATATATCGCATTTCTCGACTTTATGCGTGA
- the Pasi2 gene encoding protein pasi2 yields MNYGKKSPSMGTPSVYSHVTTRSSANLRSSRSVKSVKMPWYQKPILTHAYVLNIQRGAMFTAVFSLSLAVFTVCTSIFDLYCLSQAVPGSTHYGYYVISYEFVYVGNRHVRNALVVSALFSMIGGIAVFATSLMLIAALRKEYERKMVPWLYSFAGFAVFRLFAFVFFSTVNDMIFAYNVVMCLLWMIFVCFSIYGWLIVYSLYVELSDLTRLEDLAHLRIGTMQSLNASTTHSIAGSRPTTPHSAVSTMPAN; encoded by the exons ATGAATTACGGAAAGAAATCTCCCAGCATGGGCACGCCTTCTGTATATTCACACGTTACCACACGTAGCAGCGCAAACCTAAGATCTTCGCGATCGGTAAAAAGTGTCAAAATGCCCTGGTATCAGAAGCCAATTTTGACCCATGCTTATGTATTAAACATTCAAAGAGGCGCCATGTTTACCGCGGTGTTTTCGTTG AGTTTAGCAGTGTTCACCGTTTGTACTTCTATATTCGATCTTTATTGTTTATCTCAAGCTGTACCAGGTTCAACGCACTATGGCTATTATGTGATATCGTATGAATTTGTCTATGTGGGTAATCGGCACG TTCGCAACGCTCTTGTCGTCTCCGCTTTGTTCTCTATGATTGGTGGAATTGCAGTCTTTGCGACGTCTTTGATGTTAATAGCTGCTTTGCGAAAGGAATATGAAAGGAAGATGGTACCTTGGCTTTATAGTTTTGCTGGCTTCGCTGTTTTCAGATTGTTCGCTTTTGTATTCTTTAGCACGGTAAACGACATGATATTTGCCTACAACGTTGTGATGTGTCTCCTATGGATGATATTCGTTTGCTTCTCCATTTATGGATGGTTAATCGTTTATTCTTTGTACGTGGAATTGTCCGATCTTACGAGACTAGAAGATTTGGCACATCTGAGA ATCGGTACCATGCAATCGCTCAATGCATCTACCACTCACTCTATCGCTGGTTCTCGACCGACGACACCTCATAGCGCGGTGTCGACGATGCcagccaattaa
- the LOC143369193 gene encoding formylglycine-generating enzyme isoform X1 — MLFVIIAVAVNQLQSTAGFCAQKFVDRKMNIPIRWTLCVCASMTLVFCWRIREAGSFESDRSSKESFHCGKGSSRQTTKHKEGPSDYCLANDAPAHMYTRMNVGDVDRVKNMAKIEAGTFGIGTNDEIFIADGEGPRRQVYLDSFYMDKVEVSNKEFAAFVDVTGYKTEAETFGDSFVFGGLLEEKVRASIPVAVAQAPWWLQVRNASWLHPEGPGSQITHRMDHPVVHVSWHDAVAYCEWLGKRLPTEAEWEVACRGRLSDRLYPWGNKLIPNGQYRANTWQGDFPSNNTIEDGYKGTSPVTKFPRNKYGLHNMIGNVWEWTFDWWTVEITKRGGHRNPAGPPRGMDKVKKGGSYLCHDSYCFRYRCAARSQNTPDTSAGNLGFRCAISA; from the exons ATGCTATTTGTGATTATTGCGGTTGCGGTCAATCAATTGCAATCAACTGCTGGATTTTGCGCGCAAAAATTTGTAGATCGCAAGATGAACATTCCGATACGATGGACACTATGCGTTTGCGCGAGCATGACACTTGTGTTTTGTTGGCGGATTCGTGAAGCGGGAAGCTTCGAAAGTGATCGCTCGAGCAAAGAATCTTTTCATTGTGGTAAGGGTTCGAGTAGGCAAACGACGAAGCATAAAGAAGGACCATCGGACTACTGTTTAGCAAACGATGCTCCTGCTCACATGTACACGAGAATGAATGTCGGTGATGTCGATCGTGTGAAAAATATGGCGAAGATAGAGGCAGGCACATTCGGAATCGGAACAAATGATGAGATTTTCATTGCTGACGGCGAAGGGCCGAGGCGACAAGTATACCTAGATAGTTTTTATATGGACAAGGTGGAAGTGAGTAACAAAGAGTTTGCGGCGTTCGTTGACGTAACTGGCTACAAAACAGAAGCTGAAACTTTCGGAGATTCGTTCGTCTTTGGGGGCCTGTTGGAAGAGAAAGTGAGAGCGAGTATACCAGTCGCTGTCGCTCAGGCTCCTTGGTGGTTACAGGTGAGAAATGCGAGTTGGCTGCATCCAGAAGGGCCTGGTTCCCAGATAACGC ACAGGATGGATCATCCTGTGGTGCATGTATCTTGGCACGACGCTGTTGCTTATTGCGAATGGTTAGGAAAAAGATTGCCCACAGAAGCAGAATGGGAAGTGGCATGTCGCGGGAGGCTTTCCGATAGATTATATCCATGGGGGAATAAATTGATTCCGAATGGTCAATACAG GGCAAATACGTGGCAGGGCGATTTTCCAAGCAATAATACTATAGAAGACGGCTATAAGGGTACCTCACCGGTAACAAAATTTCCGCGAAACAAATATGGGTTACATAACATGATAGGGAATGTTTGGGAATGGACGTTTGACTGGTGGACAGTCGAAATCACGAAACGTGGAGGGCATAGAAATCCC GCTGGCCCACCCCGTGGTATGGACAAGGTAAAGAAAGGTGGTTCCTACCTTTGTCACGATAGCTATTGTTTCAGATACCGATGTGCTGCTAGAAGTCAGAACACACCTGACACGTCAGCTGGAAATCTTGGTTTCAGGTGCGCCATATCCGCTTAA
- the LOC143369193 gene encoding formylglycine-generating enzyme isoform X2, whose product MLFVIIAVAVNQLQSTAGFCAQKFVDRKMNIPIRWTLCVCASMTLVFCWRIREAGSFESDRSSKESFHCGKGSSRQTTKHKEGPSDYCLANDAPAHMYTRMNVGDVDRVKNMAKIEAGTFGIGTNDEIFIADGEGPRRQVYLDSFYMDKVEVSNKEFAAFVDVTGYKTEAETFGDSFVFGGLLEEKVRASIPVAVAQAPWWLQVRNASWLHPEGPGSQITRRMDHPVVHVSWHDAVAYCEWLGKRLPTEAEWEVACRGRLSDRLYPWGNKLIPNGQYRANTWQGDFPSNNTIEDGYKGTSPVTKFPRNKYGLHNMIGNVWEWTFDWWTVEITKRGGHRNPAGPPRGMDKVKKGGSYLCHDSYCFRYRCAARSQNTPDTSAGNLGFRCAISA is encoded by the exons ATGCTATTTGTGATTATTGCGGTTGCGGTCAATCAATTGCAATCAACTGCTGGATTTTGCGCGCAAAAATTTGTAGATCGCAAGATGAACATTCCGATACGATGGACACTATGCGTTTGCGCGAGCATGACACTTGTGTTTTGTTGGCGGATTCGTGAAGCGGGAAGCTTCGAAAGTGATCGCTCGAGCAAAGAATCTTTTCATTGTGGTAAGGGTTCGAGTAGGCAAACGACGAAGCATAAAGAAGGACCATCGGACTACTGTTTAGCAAACGATGCTCCTGCTCACATGTACACGAGAATGAATGTCGGTGATGTCGATCGTGTGAAAAATATGGCGAAGATAGAGGCAGGCACATTCGGAATCGGAACAAATGATGAGATTTTCATTGCTGACGGCGAAGGGCCGAGGCGACAAGTATACCTAGATAGTTTTTATATGGACAAGGTGGAAGTGAGTAACAAAGAGTTTGCGGCGTTCGTTGACGTAACTGGCTACAAAACAGAAGCTGAAACTTTCGGAGATTCGTTCGTCTTTGGGGGCCTGTTGGAAGAGAAAGTGAGAGCGAGTATACCAGTCGCTGTCGCTCAGGCTCCTTGGTGGTTACAGGTGAGAAATGCGAGTTGGCTGCATCCAGAAGGGCCTGGTTCCCAGATAACGCGTAG GATGGATCATCCTGTGGTGCATGTATCTTGGCACGACGCTGTTGCTTATTGCGAATGGTTAGGAAAAAGATTGCCCACAGAAGCAGAATGGGAAGTGGCATGTCGCGGGAGGCTTTCCGATAGATTATATCCATGGGGGAATAAATTGATTCCGAATGGTCAATACAG GGCAAATACGTGGCAGGGCGATTTTCCAAGCAATAATACTATAGAAGACGGCTATAAGGGTACCTCACCGGTAACAAAATTTCCGCGAAACAAATATGGGTTACATAACATGATAGGGAATGTTTGGGAATGGACGTTTGACTGGTGGACAGTCGAAATCACGAAACGTGGAGGGCATAGAAATCCC GCTGGCCCACCCCGTGGTATGGACAAGGTAAAGAAAGGTGGTTCCTACCTTTGTCACGATAGCTATTGTTTCAGATACCGATGTGCTGCTAGAAGTCAGAACACACCTGACACGTCAGCTGGAAATCTTGGTTTCAGGTGCGCCATATCCGCTTAA
- the Meigo gene encoding solute carrier family 35 member B1 homolog meigo: MDSSKRSKLLFCALGIFVCYFHFAMLQEKITRGQYGDEKSSEKFTYMFTLVFCQCLINYLFAKTSLLTVMKQDEDTTPRTYYAISALTYLLGMVCSNMALQFVSYPTQVIGKAGKPIPVMILGVLLGNKVYPLRKYLFVFLVVIGVALFMYKDVGSSKKQADGQTAFGELLLLLSLTMDGLLSAVQERMKAEHNSKSGHMMLNMNAWAVIFSGIVILASGEFFEFVQFLHRYPFIIWHIAMFSIAGAFGQYFIFITVVEFGPLPCAIITTTRKFFTVLGSILIFGNVLSHRQWLGTLTVFSGLFLDAMYGKDKSSKKNVVK; the protein is encoded by the exons atGGATTCCTCGAAACGTTCCAAACTGTTGTTCTGTGCTCTCGGTATTTTCGTATGTTACTTTCACTTTGCCATGCTGCAAGAAAAAATCACGCGAGGACAGTATGGGGACGaaaaaagcagtgaaaagttcACCTATATGTTCACCTTAGTTTTTTGCCAATGTTTAATCAACTACCTGTTTGCTAAGACTAGTTTATTGACGGTTATGAAACAGGACGAGGACACTACACCGAGAACATATTACGCGATATCTGCCCTGACATATTTATTAGGCATGGTATGCAGTAACATGGCCTTACAGTTTGTCAGTTATCCAACACAAGTAATTGGAAAAGCTGGTAAACCGATCCCTGTGATGATACTCGGAGTACTACTTGGAAACAAG GTTTATCCCCTTAGGAAGTACTTGTTTGTCTTCTTAGTCGTCATTGGCGTAGCTTTGTTCATGTACAAAGATGTTGGTTCATCGAAGAAGCAAGCCGATGGACAAACAGCGTTTGGAGAGCTATTATTGTTACTGTCGTTAACAATGGACGGTTTACTTAGCGCTGTACAGGAACGAATGAAAGCTGAACATAATTCCAAGTCTGGGCATATGATGCTGAACATGAACGCATGGGCTGTAATATTCAGTGGTATCGTTATCCTAGCGTCCggagaattctttgaatttgtcCAGTTCTTACACAGATATCCTTTTATCATATGGCATATAGCAATGTTTTCCATAGCAGGCGCGTTTGGgcaatatttcatatttatcacgGTCGTAGAATTTGGTCCATTACCGTGTGCCATTATAACTACCACTAGGAAATTCTTCACCGTCCTTGGTTCGATATTGATTTTTGGTAATGTCTTATCTCATAGGCAGTGGTTAGGCACGTTGACGGTATTTTCGGGATTGTTTCTAGATGCTATGTATGGTAAGGATAAGTCCTCGAAGAAAAACGTAGTAAAGTAA
- the LOC143369190 gene encoding sodium/potassium/calcium exchanger 4: MNIDTRFPICCAWLVVLLSVFFPGIYALLGNESSLNEYSSNGTAVRGHGIVSGRPLRNDGEQQLFGSSEQTRYFTVDEYEEGNATNACSPPSIDDFPADLFTYKQRRYGAVVLHAFLGFYCFVLTAMVCHSYLLPALDRICVGMNISTDVAGATFLAMASSFPEMFVNVIGTFLTESDLGVGTVVGSAVFDTFATPACGALTALHAIPLEWRILSRDCIMYVISVGVLVIIMWDGLIIWYEATVLLVLFVIYLVLLFCGKKFMHCCGKAPKILSSGGRSTGSTAKLSNTDENSSVEGSYKPQYSCANTAAASKDISSVADGPKGEQSGRNDPEDLRNSEKSEEHEQPENPFSWPAKRTKAGKFWFILTWPLKFLLFITIPDIRNERLKKWYPLTFIMCVIWIAISSYLVSWMMTVVGDTIGIPDSIMGITFLAAGGNVPELASIVILARQGDGNMAMSNTLGANILDILLCLGLPWIIKCLMTGKDVQIVSGALSFSVLSIVACIVVLYAVIAYFEFKLNKKVGLICLLLYIIFIVFATLVELNIFFYVNPPMCHY; this comes from the exons ATGAACATAGATACACGGTTTCCTATATGTTGCGCGTGGCTCGTTGTGTTATTATCAGTGTTCTTCCCGGGTATTTACGCGCTTCTCGGGAATG AGTCGTCTCTGAACGAGTACTCGTCGAATGGCACAGCTGTTCGTGGCCACGGAATCGTTTCGGGGAGGCCGTTAAGAAACGATGGTGAGCAACAACTATTCGGAAGCAGCGAACAGACAAGATACTTTACAGTTGACGAATATGAAGAAGGGAACGCGACAAACGCCTGCTCTCCGCCCTCGATCGACGATTTCCCCGCAGATCTGTTCACGTACAAACAACGCCGATATGGAGCAGTGGTGTTGCACGCGTTTCTCGGTTTCTATTGTTTCGTATTGACAGCAATGGTGTGTCACAGTTACCTGTTACCGGCACTCGATCGCATATGCGTTGGCATGAACATAAGCACCGATGTCGCCGGGGCAACATTCCTCGCGATGGCTAGCTCTTTTCCCGAGATGTTCGTGAACGTGATCGGAACGTTTCTTACCGAGTCGGATCTTGGAGTCGGCACCGTTGTCGGTAGCGCCGTATTCGACACGTTCGCAACTCCGGCTTGCGGAGCGTTGACGGCTCTTCAC GCGATACCGCTAGAATGGCGAATATTGTCGCGCGATTGTATCATGTACGTGATCTCCGTTGGAGTACTGGTAATAATAATGTGGGATGGGTTGATCATTTGGTACGAGGCAACGGTTCTCCTGGTGTTGTTCGTTATTTACTTGGTTCTGCTGTTCTGTGGTAAAAAGTTTATGCACTGTTGCGGTAAAGCGCCGAAAATCCTTTCATCCGGTGGACGCAGCACAGGTTCCACAGCGAAAC TTTCCAACACCGATGAGAATTCATCCGTCGAGGGGTCGTACAAGCCGCAATACAGCTGCGCCAACACAGCTGCAGCATCCAAAGACATTTCGAGCGTCGCGGACGGACCGAAAGGGGAGCAAAGTGGCAGAAATGATCCGGAGGATTTAAGGAACTCGGAGAAATCTGAGGAACACGAGCAACCAG AAAATCCCTTCTCGTGGCCAGCTAAAAGAACCAAGGCTGGGAAATTTTGGTTTATCTTGACTTGGCCATTAAAGTTTCTTCTGTTCATTACGATACCGGATATTAGAAACGAACGATTGAAGAAATGGTATCCATTGACTTTTATCATGTGTGTCATTTGGATCGCGATATCCTCCTATTTGGTCTCTTGGATGATGACGGTTGTCGGCGATACCATAGGAATACCGGACTCCATAATGGGCatcacgtttttagctgccggTGGAAATGTGCCGGAGCTCGCGTCCATTGTTATTTTAGCGAGGCAAG GTGACGGAAACATGGCGATGAGTAACACATTAGGAGCAAATATTCTTGACATTCTGCTCTGCCTGGGTTTACCGTGGATAATAAAATGTCTGATGACAGGAAAGGACGTGCAGATCGTCTCGGGAGCTCTGTCGTTCAGTGTACTTTCCATAGTTGCCTGTATAGTCGTCCTTTACGCGGTGATAGCGTACTTTGAGTTCAAGTTGAACAAAAAGGTTGGGCTGATCTGTCTCCTTTTATACATAATATTTATAGTGTTTGCCACTCTCGTCGAACTAAATATCTTTTTCTATGTGAATCCTCCCATGTGTCATTATTAA